A window of the Podarcis raffonei isolate rPodRaf1 chromosome 4, rPodRaf1.pri, whole genome shotgun sequence genome harbors these coding sequences:
- the LOC128412092 gene encoding olfactory receptor 52K1-like gives MAGGDQNGTANVSYTEFLLLAFPGLQESRYLLAIPFFCLYFMIVAGNSILIHTVRTDHSLHSPMYVLIALLFAVNLCGSTIILPKMLLSFLLGASHISLTECLVQMFFIYFVLMLDCNILLLMALDRYVAICHPLHYTDIMTKKLLVILTLVALARSLAVVGPVVILASQVRFCRSNIIGHFACEHMALMKLSCGDISRNKIVGLAARTITIIFDFCFLLGSYGCILQVSMQMSSGHTRHKAFHTCGTHLMVILTVYSCSLVSSLVFRLAKSASQDVHNLLSAIYLFLPWILNPIIYGMRTKEIQDSLWKLLRRKWAHLVPGKAVARSRTK, from the coding sequence ATGGCTGGAGGGGATCAGAACGGAACAGCCAATGTCTCCTACACAGAATTCCTTCTGCTCGCCTTCCCAGGCCTCCAAGAGTCCAGATATCTCCTCGCCATCCCTTTCTTCTGTCTTTACTTCATGATTGTTGCAGGGAACTCCATCCTGATCCACACTGTGAGGACAGATCACAGTCTCCATTCGCCCATGTATGTCCTGATTGCTTTGCTCTTCGCAGTCAACCTCTGTGGCTCCACAATCATCCTTCCCAAGATGCTCCTCAGTTTCCTTCTCGGAGCCAGCCACATCTCCCTGACGGAGTGCCTGGTCCAGATGTTCTTCATCTACTTTGTCCTCATGTTGGACTGCAATATTCTCCTCCTCATGGCTTTGGACAGGTATGTGGCCATTTGCCACCCTCTGCATTACACAGACATCATGACGAAGAAGCTCCTGGTGATATTGACACTGGTCGCTCTTGCCCGGAGTCTGGCTGTAGTGGGCCCAGTGGTAATCCTGGCCTCCCAGGTGAGGTTTTGCCGGTCCAACATCATTGGGCATTTTGCCTGTGAGCACATGGCCCTCATGAAGTTGTCCTGTGGTGACATCTCCAGGAACAAGATTGTAGGCCTGGCAGCAAGaaccatcaccatcatctttGACTTTTGTTTCCTCCTGGGTTCTTATGGCTGCATCCTCCAGGTATCCATGCAGATGAGCTCTGGCCACACCCGACACAAGGCCTTCCACACCTGTGGCACCCACCTCATGGTCATCCTTACAGTCTACTCTTGCAGCCTTGTCTCCTCTCTTGTCTTCCGCTTAGCTAAGTCAGCCAGCCAGGATGTCCACAATCTGCTCAGCGCAATATACCTGTTTCTTCCCTGGATCCTCAACCCCATCATTTATGGCATGAGGACTAAGGAGATCCAGGACAGTCTTTGGAAGCTACTCAGGAGGAAATGGGCTCATTTGGTCCCCGGGAAAGCAGTGGCTAGGAGCAGAACCAAGTGA